From the Microplitis mediator isolate UGA2020A chromosome 6, iyMicMedi2.1, whole genome shotgun sequence genome, one window contains:
- the LOC130670238 gene encoding BTB/POZ domain-containing protein 9, translated as MSSHHHLNPPSGEVVHINQLSENIGSLYLSDDYFDVTLIVAGQRFNGHKLILAARSQYFRALLYGGLRESEQTEIELKETTLPAFKELLKYIYTGHLSLVNQREETILDILSLAHQYGFVDLEMAISDYLKEILDIKNVCLIFDATRLYQLSRLTKVCYEYMDTHAIDIIKHDSFLQLSAGALHDLISRDSFYAPEIDIFLAVQSWVKANPDVDANQVLGQVRLCLISITDLLNVVRPTGLVTPEAILDAIAARTHTRDSELNYRGRLLVDENVAHPDYDADVLQGEMRSFLLDGDTHSYDMEQGYTRHVINDPKDHGIVIKLGTPSIINHIKMLLWDRDLRSYSYYIEVSNDQKDWVKLIDYSDYFCRSWQYLYFEPRVVYFIRILGTNNTVNKVFHVVSFEAYYTNHTENLSMGFIIPTLNVATMDRSACVIEGVSRSRNALLNGQTSNYDWDIGYTCHQIGSGVILVQLGQPYIIDSMRLLLWDCDDRSYSYYIEVSGNSRNWERVIDKSEENCRSWQTLRFSPPRRVVFIRIVGTHNTANEVFHCVHFECPARRGELEGDNPKSPNRKGKRQSTSQSTNTTALTASSVASEVLSPEAFFINPDDPFNVAAAAAAAGVEGGVGGGVGGVVRADSSLDLLQ; from the exons ATGAGCTCACATCACCATTTAAATCCTCCTTCAGGGGAGGTTGTCCATATCAATCAACTGTCCGAGAATATTGGATCTCTCTATCTCTCTGATGATTATTTTGACGTCACATTAATCGTTGCTGGTCAAAGATTTAATGGTCATAAGCTGATTCTTGCTGCTCGTAGTCAGTATTTTCGTGCACTTTTGTACGGAGGTTTACGTGAATCAGAGCAAACTGAGATTGAGTTAAAAGAAACGACTTTGCCAGCTTTCAAAGAACTTCTCAAGTATATTTACACTGGACATTTGTCTCTTGTTAATCAACGCGAAGAg actattttagatattttaagtCTAGCTCATCAATATGGATTCGTTGATTTAGAAATGGCAATATCTGATTATCTCAAAGAAAttttagatattaaaaatgtatgtcTTATTTTTGATGCTACTCGTTTATATCAGCTCAGTAGGTTAACTAaa gttTGTTATGAATACATGGATACCCATGCAATAGATATTATAAAACATGACAGTTTTCTTCAATTAAGTGCTGGCGCATTACATGATTTAATATCCCGTGATTCATTTTATGCACCTGAAATAGATATATTTCTTGCTGTGCAGTCATGGGTCAAAGCAAATCCTGATGTTGATGCTAATCAAGTTTTag gcCAAGTGAGATTGTGTTTGATATCAATTACGGATTTATTGAATGTCGTACGGCCTACGGGTCTTGTTACACCTGAAGCTATTTTAGATGCGATAGCTGCACGCACCCACACACGCGACTCAGAGCTCAATTACCGCGGACGATTGTTGGTTGACGAAAATGTTGCTCATCCCGATTACGATGCTGACGTATTGCAAGGAGAAATGAGAAGTTTTCTTCTCGACGGTGATACTCATAGTTACGATATGGAGCAAGG atACACGAGACACGTTATTAATGACCCAAAAGATCATggtattgttattaaattaggGACACCAAGTATTATTAATCATATTAAAATGCTACTGTGGGATCGTGACTTACGTTCATATTCTTATTATATtgaa GTTTCTAATGATCAAAAAGATTGGGTAAAATTGATTGACTATTCAGATTATTTTTGTCGTAGCTGGCAGTACCTTTATTTTGAACCACGAgttgtatattttattcgtattCTTGGAACCAATAACACCGTTAATAag gTATTTCACGTAGTAAGCTTTGAAGCTTATTACACAAatcatacagaaaatttatcaatgggTTTTATAATTCCCACTCTAAATGTTGCCACAATGGATCGGAGTGCTTGTGTAATTGAAGGAGTAAGTCGTTCACGTAATGCATTATTGAATGGTCAAACTTCGAACTACGATTGGGATATCGGTTACACGTGTCATCAAATAGGGTCTGGAGTTATTTTAGTTCAACTAGGACAGCCCTACATCATCGATTCAATGCG ATTATTATTATGGGACTGCGATGACCGATCGTACTCGTACTACATCGAAGTATCAGGAAACTCAAGAAATTGGGAGCGCGTTATTGATAAGAGTGAAGAAAATTGCCGTTCATGGCAAACATTGCGCTTCAGTCCACCACGTCGTGTTGTATTTATACGTATTGTCGGTACGCATAATACAGCTAATGAAGTGTTTCATTGTGTCCACTTTGAGTGTCCAGCAAGACGAGGTGAACTTGAAGGAGACAATCCGAAATCACCGAACCGCAAAGGCAAACGACAATCAACAAGCCAATCAACAAATACAACAGCATTAACGGCATCATCAGTTGCCTCTGAAGTTCTCTCACCAgaagctttttttattaatcctGATGATCCATTTaatgttgctgctgctgctgctgctgctggtgTTGAGGGTGGTGTTGGGGGTGGTGTTGGTGGAGTAGTTAGAGCTGATAGCTCTTTGGATTTGTTACAGTGa